One window from the genome of [Mycobacterium] stephanolepidis encodes:
- a CDS encoding IS3 family transposase (programmed frameshift) — MPKPFPAEFRADVVRIARDRDAGVTLEQVAADFGIHPMTLSKWIRQSDVDEGVRPGVTATESAENRELKKRVRLLEQENEVLRRAAAYLAGQPQAGSVPKMMYPLVRELAADGVPVTVTCRVLKIARQPFYRWCAGPVTGTEWVQASVTNAVYDAHRDDPEFGYRFLADEVRAAGIAVSDRTVWKRCRENRWWSAFGKKRSRVGKKPGPPVHNDLVCRNFTATTPNMLWLTDITEHRTSEGKLYLCAIKDVFSNRIVGYSISNRMKAALAVTALNNAVARRGDVSGCIVHSDRGSQFRSRKFVHTLNRHNMIGSMGRIGAAGDNAAMESFFSLLQKNVLNRRRWNTRDELRTAIVTWIERTYHRRRRQPALGKLTPIEYETIMTTPANQAA; from the exons GTGCCGAAGCCGTTTCCTGCAGAGTTCCGTGCCGATGTGGTGCGAATTGCCCGTGATCGCGATGCTGGTGTGACGTTGGAGCAGGTCGCTGCTGATTTCGGTATTCACCCGATGACGCTGTCGAAATGGATACGCCAATCCGATGTCGATGAGGGGGTTCGCCCTGGTGTGACCGCCACTGAGTCCGCCGAGAACCGCGAACTCAAGAAGCGAGTCCGGTTGCTGGAGCAGGAAAATGAGGTGTTGCGGCGGGCGGCGGCCTATTTG GCAGGCCAACCTCAAGCTGGGTCAGTCCCCAAAATGATGTACCCGCTCGTTCGTGAGCTGGCCGCCGACGGTGTTCCCGTCACGGTGACGTGCCGGGTCCTCAAAATCGCTCGTCAGCCATTTTATCGCTGGTGTGCTGGCCCGGTCACTGGAACTGAGTGGGTGCAAGCGTCAGTGACGAACGCGGTCTATGACGCCCACCGTGATGACCCCGAGTTCGGCTACCGATTCCTCGCTGATGAAGTCCGGGCCGCGGGAATCGCTGTGTCTGACCGGACGGTGTGGAAACGCTGCCGCGAGAACCGCTGGTGGTCGGCATTCGGCAAGAAACGCAGCCGTGTCGGCAAGAAACCAGGCCCACCTGTTCACAACGATCTGGTATGCCGCAATTTCACCGCAACCACCCCAAACATGTTGTGGTTGACCGATATCACCGAACACCGGACCAGCGAAGGCAAGCTCTATCTGTGCGCGATCAAGGACGTGTTCTCCAACCGCATCGTCGGCTATTCCATCAGTAACCGCATGAAAGCTGCCCTAGCGGTGACCGCGCTCAACAATGCGGTGGCCCGCCGTGGCGATGTGAGTGGGTGCATCGTCCACAGCGACCGGGGCAGCCAATTTCGGTCCCGAAAATTCGTGCATACCCTCAACCGGCACAACATGATTGGCTCCATGGGCCGGATTGGCGCCGCCGGTGATAACGCCGCGATGGAGTCCTTCTTTTCCCTGCTGCAAAAGAACGTCCTGAATCGGCGCCGATGGAACACCCGCGACGAACTACGGACAGCGATCGTGACCTGGATCGAACGCACCTACCACCGCCGCCGACGCCAACCCGCCCTCGGCAAGTTGACCCCCATCGAATACGAGACCATCATGACCACACCGGCCAATCAGGCCGCCTAA
- a CDS encoding hemophore-related protein translates to MSPSAPSSPTHAPGATTPPTTAVTDRPEASTSAAPTTSGTSPKPAPSAGNEPGRKETTKPAHDDSDLYARHQWRYPWRWWRDLAWGSTYPYDWSNSGYWNYWYPTWTNTCPYRCPTNDNGPYPPDVQNYLDAHPDLAAEFARVHEFPWELRRGEIQPFLNEHPHYQAWFNDRQPWI, encoded by the coding sequence ATGTCGCCATCTGCACCTTCATCACCAACACACGCACCGGGAGCCACCACGCCGCCGACCACGGCCGTCACCGACCGGCCAGAAGCCTCGACATCGGCAGCACCGACCACCTCAGGCACATCGCCCAAGCCGGCCCCGTCTGCCGGCAATGAGCCCGGGCGCAAGGAAACCACCAAACCCGCGCACGACGATTCAGATCTCTACGCGCGCCATCAGTGGCGCTACCCCTGGCGCTGGTGGCGAGACTTGGCCTGGGGCAGTACATATCCCTATGACTGGTCGAACAGCGGCTACTGGAATTACTGGTATCCCACGTGGACCAACACCTGCCCGTATCGGTGCCCAACCAACGACAACGGCCCGTACCCGCCCGATGTTCAGAACTACCTCGACGCCCATCCCGATCTAGCGGCCGAGTTCGCACGCGTTCACGAGTTCCCGTGGGAGCTCCGTCGCGGCGAGATCCAGCCCTTCCTCAATGAACATCCCCACTACCAAGCCTGGTTCAACGATCGCCAACCTTGGATTTAG
- a CDS encoding LysR family transcriptional regulator — translation MKSVDLSPRVLQQFCVLAQEKHFGRAADRLYISQPSLSQAISRLEQSLGVTLLVRTSRAVELTPAGQAFAAEVEGILQAQQAAVMRARRIAQGEESRLRLGATDSLAYTFVPALLRRCQQDLPHLQIVLQDYRYDELIERTKSGHVDVAIMYGPLGDLTGLSASMVTTEPIMVALSADHRLAQEPHVAVGDLADEGFALPWTAHTSLVSELVSMCEAAGFTPRQTASANTTIGLIAHVASGSCVAFVPSRMRFIIAPPEVVLKPLVANRIPSEAIEPPRVIQTQILALTRAGSHDPAIDTILKLLHDPTVHGLPKTC, via the coding sequence GTGAAGTCGGTTGACCTGAGCCCGCGGGTGCTGCAGCAGTTCTGTGTTCTTGCTCAGGAGAAGCATTTTGGGCGGGCGGCCGATCGTCTCTACATCAGCCAGCCTTCGCTGAGTCAGGCGATCAGCAGACTAGAGCAGTCCCTGGGGGTGACGTTGTTGGTCAGAACCTCGCGCGCTGTCGAGCTCACGCCCGCGGGTCAGGCATTCGCCGCCGAGGTTGAAGGAATTCTCCAGGCGCAGCAGGCGGCCGTAATGCGTGCGCGTCGTATCGCCCAGGGCGAGGAGAGCCGGCTCAGGCTGGGGGCGACAGATTCTCTTGCATACACGTTCGTTCCCGCGCTGCTGCGTCGATGTCAGCAGGATCTGCCGCACTTGCAGATAGTGCTGCAGGACTACCGATACGACGAACTGATCGAACGCACGAAGTCCGGGCACGTCGATGTGGCGATAATGTATGGCCCGCTAGGCGATTTGACGGGATTGTCTGCTTCGATGGTGACGACCGAGCCCATCATGGTCGCGCTGTCTGCTGACCACCGGCTGGCGCAGGAACCACATGTGGCCGTCGGAGATCTGGCAGACGAAGGCTTCGCGCTGCCATGGACGGCACATACATCCCTCGTCAGCGAACTCGTATCCATGTGTGAAGCAGCCGGTTTCACTCCCCGGCAGACCGCGAGCGCGAACACCACGATCGGACTGATTGCACACGTGGCTTCCGGATCGTGTGTTGCGTTTGTGCCGTCGCGAATGCGTTTCATCATCGCCCCGCCGGAGGTCGTGCTGAAGCCGTTGGTGGCCAACAGAATACCTTCAGAAGCAATAGAACCCCCGCGTGTCATCCAGACACAGATACTGGCTCTTACCCGTGCGGGATCACACGACCCCGCCATCGATACGATTCTGAAACTCCTACACGATCCGACAGTTCACGGACTGCCCAAAACGTGTTGA